Below is a genomic region from Prevotella melaninogenica.
AAGCGAGATGATGGGTCATTCTTCTTCGCATTTGTTGCGTAGATTCTTTCCGAATTCCCCCACGACTGTGGTTTTGTAGTCTGTTGTTTATCAACATTTTCTATCTTGTCTTGTCTTGTCTTATTGGTTGTTTCTTGAGTTTCTGTGACATTATTATTATCTGTAGTCGTTTCTTTTTCTTCTTTATTGTAGACCGTATTGCCAAACAAGTTGTTGTCAACAAGTGGATTCTGTATACTTTGATGAGTAGCAACAGCCAGCTTTACGGAGTTTGTCACATAGTCCTCTTGAGTTATACTTCTAATTTGGGAAGGCAGAGTGTTCTTTATCTTATTGTTTATAATCGTTGCGCACTGCTTCGGAAGAGACGTGTGGTCAAAAAGCAAGTGACTTAGAAAAATTCCGATACCTATTATAGCTGCAGCAGAGGCAACACGATAGGTCCACAAAGGCACTACACTTGCCTTCTGCCGAGTAGAGCGCATAGGAGTAACTCCACGACGGTTCATCTCCTTTTTGATATCATTGAGAAGACCATCTGGTGCCTTTACATCACATTCATTCTGAATGCGTGTACGCAATGTGTCAAGCCAATCTTCTTTCATACTTTTAATTCTATTTATTTTGCTCTTTCAGCATCTTCGCAAGCATATTCCTTGCCTTGTGGAATTGTGATGCAGATGTATCTGGTTTGATGTTGAGTATTTCTGCTATCTCCTTGTGACTTTTGCCTTCTATCACATATAGGTTGAAGACAGCCCTGTAGCCTGGCGGTAGTTTAAGTATTGTTTCTGTTATCTGTGTTATCGACATACTGTCAATATCAGGGTCCTCAGTACTACAATCAGGTATGTCAGTCGCCTTGTCTATAAAAATAGCCGGGTCATTGTCCCTGAGAAAGTGAAGAGATTCGTTGATTACAATCTTTGTGAGCCAAGCCTTTAATGACCCCTTCCCTCGATATTCAAAAGTATGTATCTTAGTAAATATTCTGATGAAAGCTTCTTGTAAAACATCATGTCTATCTTCTTGGTTTCCAATATACCTCGAACACACTTTTGCTAAATAATCAGCATACTCGCCATAGAGTTTATCCATGGCGAGCGCATCACCTTTTTCAAAAAGGCTTATAATATACTGTTCTCTATTATTCCCAAATAATCCCATTGACAAGCAGTGGATTTTCCTCTATACTATTTACGGCTTTTGTATTTGAATTTGACTGTTTTTACGCCTGAGAATGATTGCCACTTCAATGTCAGGTCCACTGTTTTCCCTTGTGTGTCAGGAAGATCACTAAGTCTGAATGCTACAAGTCCGTCACGAATCAAACCCTTTGTATCGCCAGAAGCATTATGATGGAGTACAACTTCATAAGGATTGTCTCCTTTGACAAGATTCATCACATGTTTTTTCCCATTACCGAAGTAGGTTCTGAAGCGTAAAGTCAAGTATCCGTCCTCTACAACAGTTGTCCAGTCCTTGACTATTTCTACAGGGTCTTTTCCATATACAGTTTCGTTTTGTTTACCAAGAGTTGGTGCCATATTCTTGGTAAGTATAGTGTCGAGCCGGTTTACATATGCACTCTTTGAGTATCCTTCAGTCTTTCCGTCCTGAACTTTGATGTTCGTAAGTGCTCGTAGTTCCTTTTTACCATAAGGAGAAGTCTTCATGTTCGTAGGAAGAATTGTGGTCTCATCATTTAACTGGAAGTAGACCTGTCCTGTGGAACTATTTGTCTTGATTGTCACAAGTGCATTGGGAATATTGGTAGGGTAATCAGTATCGTCATCATTTAAGCAAGATTGCAAAGAGAATGTACCTAACACTATCCCAAGGATGAGTGCAATATAAAGTAATGGATTCTTTTTCATATTCATTCCTTTTTTAGTTATTACTGCAAATTTACTAAATCATTTTCATTTTTAAGTTGTTGTTTGAATTTATGTCTAATCTGCTTTATAAAATCAGAAGTTGGAATTACTTGCCTCGTTAAATGTTAAAACAATGTTAAAGTTTATCGGAATGAATGATAGAGCATTCCTTTATTTCGATTATATTTTATCTTTTGATTTATTGCACATAGAGAAAGCAATGTGCGCAATATTCGAGTTGTCAGTATTAAAGAGTGTGAAAAATAGGTTCTGTTTCGTCTGTTAGTGGTAGGAAAACTCGTATTTTTGTATTGAATATTAAAGGAGAAAGCTTATGGGACAGAATATTATTATATCAAAACAGTTCAAGTGTGAATTGGCTACAGCCATCTCTGAATGTGAGAAAGATAAAATCTTCGTACTCGTTGATGAAACGACACGTGATAAGTGCTGGGAACTTGTCAAGGATGACTTCTGTCTGAAAGGAGCACAAGTAATTACGATTGGTACGACTGACAGTAGTAAGACACTTGAAACGGTAGCTCATGTATGGGAAGCATTGCAGCAGGGAGGTGCTACGCGCCACTCTTTGCTTATCAATCTTGGTGGCGGTATGGTGACCGACCTTGGTGGTTTTGCTGCCTCAACCTTCAAACGTGGAATCAACTTTATTAATATTCCAACCACGTTGCTTGCTATGGTAGATGCAAGTGTGGGTGGTAAGACGGGTGTGAACTTCGGTGGATTGAAGAATGAGATTGGCGTATTTAGTGAGGCTGATGTCGTTCTCCTTAACACCGAATGGCTTAAAACACTCGATACGAAAAACATCCGAAGTGGTTATGCTGAGATGTTGAAACATGGTTTGATAGCTGATGAAGCTATGTGGGCAGAGCTGATAAACTTTAATCTTGTACAGCCAGACTTACAGCAATTGAGCGAAATGCTTGGTAAGAGTGTGCAGGTAAAGGAGTGTATTGTTCAGGAAGACCCACATGAAAAGGGTATTAGAAAGGCATTAAATCTCGGACACACCTTTGGTCATGCGTTTGAGTCATGGTCATTAGAAAAGAGTCCAATTCTTCATGGTTATGCAGTAGCTTTCGGTTTGATAGCTGAGCTTTATCTGTCTGTTGTGAAGACTGGCTTCCCTACGGAACGTATGCGCCAGACCGTCAACTTCATTCGTGAGTATTATGGCACATTACCTATAACATGTAATGATTATCCTAAGCTCATTGAGTTCATGTATCATGACAAGAAGAATCGTAGTAATGAAATCAATGTCACGCTCTTAGGTGGTATTGGTGATGTCCGTATCAACCAGTCTGTCAGTGAGGATGAAGTTAAGGAAGCCCTTGACTTTGTGAGGGAAGGGTAAGCCTTTATCCTTTGAACTTTGAGGTTTGAA
It encodes:
- a CDS encoding RNA polymerase sigma factor — protein: MGLFGNNREQYIISLFEKGDALAMDKLYGEYADYLAKVCSRYIGNQEDRHDVLQEAFIRIFTKIHTFEYRGKGSLKAWLTKIVINESLHFLRDNDPAIFIDKATDIPDCSTEDPDIDSMSITQITETILKLPPGYRAVFNLYVIEGKSHKEIAEILNIKPDTSASQFHKARNMLAKMLKEQNK
- a CDS encoding NigD-like protein, which encodes MKKNPLLYIALILGIVLGTFSLQSCLNDDDTDYPTNIPNALVTIKTNSSTGQVYFQLNDETTILPTNMKTSPYGKKELRALTNIKVQDGKTEGYSKSAYVNRLDTILTKNMAPTLGKQNETVYGKDPVEIVKDWTTVVEDGYLTLRFRTYFGNGKKHVMNLVKGDNPYEVVLHHNASGDTKGLIRDGLVAFRLSDLPDTQGKTVDLTLKWQSFSGVKTVKFKYKSRK
- the aroB gene encoding 3-dehydroquinate synthase, which gives rise to MGQNIIISKQFKCELATAISECEKDKIFVLVDETTRDKCWELVKDDFCLKGAQVITIGTTDSSKTLETVAHVWEALQQGGATRHSLLINLGGGMVTDLGGFAASTFKRGINFINIPTTLLAMVDASVGGKTGVNFGGLKNEIGVFSEADVVLLNTEWLKTLDTKNIRSGYAEMLKHGLIADEAMWAELINFNLVQPDLQQLSEMLGKSVQVKECIVQEDPHEKGIRKALNLGHTFGHAFESWSLEKSPILHGYAVAFGLIAELYLSVVKTGFPTERMRQTVNFIREYYGTLPITCNDYPKLIEFMYHDKKNRSNEINVTLLGGIGDVRINQSVSEDEVKEALDFVREG